The proteins below are encoded in one region of Primulina huaijiensis isolate GDHJ02 unplaced genomic scaffold, ASM1229523v2 scaffold38229, whole genome shotgun sequence:
- the LOC140968859 gene encoding uncharacterized protein codes for MDRGQFTLMGTTVCVMLSLHFSIQLVSQHYMSWKKPKEQTAIVIIVLMAPLYAIDSYVGLLDIRGSTTFFTFLDSIKECYEALVMAKFLGLMYTYLNISISKNIVPDEIKGREIHHSFPMTFFQPHTVRLDHKNLKLLKDWTWQFVWIRPVCSVLMISFQILGVYPSWLSWTFTMILNTSVSLALYSLVVFYHVFAKELAPHKPLAKFLCVKGIVFFCFWQGILLDILVALGIVKSNHFWLDVEHLQEALQNIFVIVEMVFFSLLMQYAYTAEPYRTGSVSKTTNKKKE; via the exons ATGGACCGTGGGCAATTTACACTGATGGGAACAACCGTATGTGTCATGCTTTCCCTTCACTTCTCAATACAACTAGTCTCCCAACATTACATGTCTTGGAAGAAGCCAAAGGAACAAACAGCCATTGTAATTATCGTCCTCATGGCTCCATTATATGCCATTGACTCGTACGTTGGTTTGCTAGACATACGTGGGAGCACGACCTTTTTCACTTTCTTGGATTCTATTAAAGAATGCTACGAAGCTTTG GTGATGGCAAAGTTTTTGGGTTTGATGTATACCTATCTGAACATATCCATCAGCAAAAACATAGTACCCGATGAAATTAAAGGAAGAGAAATTCATCACTCGTTTCCAATGACTTTTTTCCAG CCTCACACTGTTCGTCTGGACCACAAAAATTTGAAACTTCTCAAGGACTGGACATGGCAATTTGTGTGGATTCGCCCTGTTTGCTCAGTCTTGATGATATCGTTTCAAATTCTTGGAGTTTATCCAAGTTGGCTCAGCTGGACGTTCACCATGATCTTGAACACTTCAGTTTCGTTGGCATTATATTCACTTGTCGTGTTTTACCATGTTTTTGCAAAAGAGTTGGCACCACATAAGCCACTTGCAAAGTTTTTGTGCGTCAAAGGCATTGTATTCTTCTGCTTCTGGCAG GGAATCCTCCTTGATATTCTTGTAGCATTGGGGATAGTTAAATCGAACCATTTCTGGCTCGATGTGGAGCATCTCCAAGAAGCCCTTCAGAATATATTCGTTATAGTGGAAATGGTTTTCTTCTCTTTACTGATGCAATATGCCTACACCGCTGAACCTTACCGCACTGGATCGGTTTCAAAAACAACTAACAAGAAGAAAGAATGA